In one Bradyrhizobium sp. 4 genomic region, the following are encoded:
- a CDS encoding KpsF/GutQ family sugar-phosphate isomerase, protein MPSSKPLMTQSSGPIPDSVESALRTLETESGGINALAAALRGPLGASFAKAVDLIRNAKGRVIVTGLGKSGHMGRKIAATLASTGTPAFFVHAAEAGHGDLGMITPDDVIMALSWSGEQPEMKTLVNYSARFAIPMIAVTSNAASSLGQAADIVIELPKAREACPHNLAPTTSTLMQAAIGDAIAIALLEGRGFTALEFAHFHPGGKLGAMLKFVRDYMRTGAEIPVKPLGTKMSDAVMEMSAKGLGCVCIVNDAAEAVGIITDGDLRRQMRPDLLAASVDDIMTRQPKTVPPSMLATEMIEVLNTRKITTLVVTEADKVVGIVHLHDLLRAGVA, encoded by the coding sequence ATGCCGAGTTCGAAACCGCTGATGACCCAATCATCCGGCCCCATTCCCGACAGCGTCGAATCCGCACTCCGCACCCTGGAAACGGAGAGCGGCGGTATCAACGCGCTCGCCGCCGCCCTGCGCGGCCCGCTTGGCGCGAGCTTCGCCAAGGCGGTCGATCTGATCCGCAACGCAAAGGGCCGCGTCATCGTCACCGGGCTCGGCAAGTCGGGCCATATGGGTCGCAAGATCGCGGCAACGCTGGCCTCGACCGGCACGCCCGCCTTCTTCGTCCATGCCGCCGAAGCCGGTCATGGCGACCTCGGCATGATCACGCCCGACGATGTCATCATGGCGCTGTCCTGGTCCGGCGAGCAGCCGGAGATGAAGACGCTGGTGAACTATTCGGCACGGTTCGCCATTCCCATGATCGCGGTGACGTCGAACGCGGCGTCCTCGCTGGGACAAGCCGCCGACATCGTGATCGAGCTGCCGAAGGCGCGCGAGGCCTGCCCGCACAATCTGGCGCCGACCACCTCGACCCTGATGCAGGCCGCGATCGGCGATGCCATTGCGATCGCGCTGCTCGAAGGCCGCGGTTTCACCGCGCTGGAGTTCGCGCATTTCCACCCCGGCGGCAAGTTAGGGGCGATGCTGAAATTCGTCCGCGACTACATGCGCACCGGTGCGGAGATCCCGGTCAAGCCGCTCGGCACCAAGATGTCGGACGCGGTGATGGAGATGTCGGCCAAGGGTCTCGGCTGCGTCTGCATCGTCAACGATGCGGCAGAGGCCGTCGGCATCATCACTGACGGCGATCTACGCCGCCAGATGCGGCCGGACCTGCTGGCGGCGTCGGTCGACGACATCATGACCAGGCAGCCAAAGACCGTGCCGCCCTCGATGCTCGCCACCGAGATGATCGAGGTGCTGAACACCCGCAAGATCACGACGCTGGTCGTGACCGAGGCGGACAAGGTGGTGGGCATCGTGCACCTGCACGATCTGCTGCGGGCGGGCGTGGCGTAG
- a CDS encoding ABC transporter substrate-binding protein, with product MNRREVLALLGVIAALPASVLAQTNAARRLGVLSVTAADDAIGQTRSAVLVEALAGHGWKEHDSLKIDWRNGGGDRARIAQFADELVALKPDILLAVGTPSVEELRRRTTTIPIVFAVVTDPVSQGFVQNLAHPGGNVTGFTDYDGPLAGKWLEMLTQVTPKPSRVLVVYNPATAPFAPLMLRTIEDAGRALDVTVEPVPVHDTASIAALALRKDGGLLVLPDFFTMSNRALLLAAINEARVPAVFWSRTFVDEGGLMSYSTDSAEQLRRAASYIDRILKGARAADLPVQNPTTFELAINLKTAKAIGVTLPPSLLATANEVIE from the coding sequence ATGAACCGCCGCGAGGTTCTGGCGCTTCTTGGGGTGATTGCGGCGCTGCCGGCCTCGGTGCTGGCGCAAACGAATGCGGCGCGCCGGCTTGGCGTGCTCTCGGTCACTGCGGCCGACGATGCGATCGGTCAGACGCGTAGCGCGGTCCTGGTCGAGGCGCTTGCCGGCCATGGCTGGAAGGAGCACGACAGCCTCAAGATTGATTGGCGCAACGGCGGCGGCGACCGCGCACGGATCGCGCAATTCGCCGACGAACTCGTGGCGCTCAAGCCCGACATCCTGCTTGCGGTCGGCACGCCCTCGGTCGAGGAGCTGCGCCGGCGCACGACGACCATCCCGATCGTTTTCGCCGTCGTCACAGATCCTGTCAGCCAGGGCTTTGTCCAGAATCTCGCCCATCCCGGCGGCAATGTCACCGGCTTCACCGATTACGACGGCCCGCTGGCCGGCAAATGGCTGGAGATGCTGACGCAGGTCACGCCAAAACCGTCCCGTGTCTTGGTCGTCTACAATCCCGCCACTGCGCCGTTCGCGCCGCTGATGCTGCGTACGATCGAGGACGCCGGCCGCGCGCTCGATGTGACGGTGGAGCCCGTGCCGGTCCATGACACGGCCTCGATCGCCGCCCTGGCCCTACGGAAAGACGGCGGCCTACTGGTGCTGCCGGACTTCTTCACCATGTCCAACCGTGCGCTTCTGCTGGCGGCGATCAATGAAGCGCGCGTGCCGGCGGTGTTCTGGAGCCGCACCTTCGTCGACGAGGGTGGCTTGATGTCCTACAGTACCGATAGCGCCGAGCAGCTCCGCCGCGCCGCCTCCTATATCGATCGCATCCTGAAGGGTGCGCGAGCGGCCGACTTGCCGGTCCAGAATCCCACCACGTTCGAGCTCGCGATCAACTTGAAGACTGCGAAGGCGATCGGCGTCACGCTTCCGCCAAGCCTGCTCGCAACCGCGAACGAGGTCATCGAGTAG
- a CDS encoding glutamate synthase subunit beta — protein sequence MGKITGFLEIERHDRKYTPVAERVKHFHEFVVPLSEKETRDQAARCMNCGIPYCHGTGSVSPGTPGCPVNNQIPDWNDLVYQGNWEEASRNLHSTNNFPEFTGRICPAPCEASCTLNIDDNPVTIKTIECAIVDRAWDNGWLKPEVAAVKTGKKVAVIGSGPAGMACAQQLARAGHDVHLFEKFAKAGGLLRYGIPDFKMEKNVIDRRVTQMEGEGVTFHYNSHVGVDGNVDPREMLNEYDAVALTGGAEAPRDLPIPGRDLAGIHYAMDFLPQQNRRVSEEPLGGVQEILAGGKHVVVIGGGDTGSDCIGTSLRQGALSVTQLEIMPAPPEHENKGLTWPNWPLKMRTSSSQAEGAVREFAVLTQKFTGDNGQVKKLHCVRVDDKFKPIAGTEFELDADLVLLAMGFVHPVHEGLLKMLSVELDPRGNVKANTLDYQTSRPNVFTAGDMRRGQSLVVWAIREGRLCARSIDTFLMGKTDLPR from the coding sequence ATGGGCAAGATCACGGGTTTTCTCGAAATCGAACGGCATGACCGCAAGTACACCCCGGTCGCCGAGCGCGTGAAGCATTTCCACGAGTTCGTCGTTCCCCTCTCCGAGAAGGAAACGCGCGACCAGGCCGCGCGCTGCATGAACTGCGGCATCCCCTATTGCCACGGCACCGGCTCGGTCTCGCCCGGCACGCCCGGCTGCCCGGTCAACAACCAGATCCCGGACTGGAACGACCTCGTCTATCAGGGCAACTGGGAAGAAGCCTCGCGCAATCTGCACTCGACCAATAATTTCCCGGAGTTCACGGGGCGTATCTGCCCGGCGCCGTGTGAAGCCTCCTGCACGCTCAACATCGACGACAACCCCGTCACCATCAAGACCATCGAATGCGCGATCGTCGACCGCGCCTGGGATAATGGCTGGCTGAAGCCGGAAGTGGCGGCCGTGAAGACCGGCAAGAAGGTCGCGGTGATCGGCTCGGGTCCGGCCGGCATGGCCTGCGCGCAGCAGCTCGCGCGCGCCGGCCACGACGTGCATCTGTTCGAGAAGTTCGCCAAGGCCGGCGGCCTGCTCCGCTATGGCATTCCCGACTTCAAGATGGAAAAGAACGTCATCGACCGCCGGGTCACGCAGATGGAAGGCGAAGGCGTCACCTTCCATTACAACAGCCATGTCGGCGTCGACGGCAATGTCGACCCGCGCGAGATGCTCAACGAGTACGACGCCGTGGCGCTGACCGGCGGCGCCGAAGCCCCGCGCGACCTGCCGATCCCCGGCCGCGACCTCGCAGGCATCCACTACGCCATGGACTTCCTGCCGCAGCAGAACCGCCGCGTGTCCGAGGAGCCGCTCGGCGGCGTCCAGGAGATTTTGGCCGGTGGCAAGCATGTGGTCGTCATCGGCGGCGGCGACACCGGATCCGACTGCATCGGCACCTCGCTGCGCCAGGGCGCGCTCTCCGTGACCCAGCTCGAGATCATGCCCGCCCCGCCGGAGCACGAGAACAAGGGCCTCACCTGGCCGAACTGGCCGCTCAAGATGCGGACGTCCTCCAGCCAGGCCGAAGGCGCGGTCCGCGAATTCGCCGTGCTGACGCAAAAGTTCACCGGCGACAACGGCCAAGTGAAGAAGCTGCACTGCGTCCGCGTTGACGACAAGTTCAAGCCGATCGCCGGCACCGAGTTCGAGCTCGACGCCGACCTCGTCCTGCTCGCGATGGGTTTCGTCCACCCGGTGCACGAGGGCCTGCTCAAGATGCTCTCGGTCGAGCTCGACCCCCGCGGCAACGTCAAGGCCAACACGCTCGACTACCAGACCTCGCGCCCGAACGTGTTCACGGCCGGCGACATGCGCCGCGGCCAATCGCTGGTGGTCTGGGCGATCCGCGAGGGCCGGCTGTGCGCCCGGTCGATCGATACGTTCCTGATGGGGAAGACGGATCTGCCGCGCTGA
- the hemH gene encoding ferrochelatase, with the protein MMTIAPSQAAMPATQPAPSRVGVLLVNLGTPDTADARGVRVYLKEFLSDARVIENQGLIWKAVLNGIILRTRPRAKARDYLKIWNTEKNESPLKTITRSQSDRLAAMLSDRDQVTVEWAMRYGNPSIKSGIDALIAKGCDRILAVPLYPQYSAATSATVCDEVFRVLARMRAQPTLRVTPPYYEDEAYIEALATSIETHLASLPFKPELIVASFHGMPKAYVDKGDPYQSQCVATTEALRRRLGMDETKLLLTFQSRFGFDEWLQPYTDKTMERLAKEGVRRIAVITPGFSADCLETLEEIAQENAEIFKHNGGEQFSAIPCLNDSDPGMDVIRTLVLRELQGWI; encoded by the coding sequence ATGATGACAATCGCTCCCAGCCAGGCCGCGATGCCGGCCACGCAGCCCGCCCCCTCGCGCGTCGGTGTGCTCCTGGTCAATCTCGGCACGCCCGATACCGCCGACGCGCGCGGCGTGCGGGTCTATCTGAAGGAGTTCCTCTCGGACGCCCGCGTCATCGAGAATCAAGGCTTGATCTGGAAGGCGGTGCTGAACGGCATCATCCTGCGCACCCGCCCCCGCGCCAAGGCGCGCGACTATCTGAAGATCTGGAACACCGAGAAGAACGAGTCGCCGCTCAAGACCATCACGCGCTCGCAGAGCGACAGGCTCGCGGCCATGCTTTCGGACCGCGACCAGGTCACGGTGGAGTGGGCGATGCGCTATGGTAATCCTTCGATCAAGTCGGGCATCGATGCCCTGATTGCGAAGGGCTGCGATCGCATCCTTGCCGTACCGCTCTATCCGCAATATTCGGCTGCAACATCCGCCACCGTCTGCGACGAGGTGTTCCGCGTGCTTGCCCGCATGCGCGCGCAGCCGACGCTGCGGGTGACGCCGCCTTACTACGAGGATGAAGCCTATATCGAGGCGCTCGCCACCTCGATCGAGACGCATCTGGCGAGCCTGCCCTTCAAGCCGGAGCTGATCGTCGCCTCATTCCACGGCATGCCGAAGGCCTATGTCGACAAGGGCGATCCCTATCAGAGCCAATGCGTCGCGACCACAGAGGCGCTGCGCCGCCGGCTGGGCATGGATGAGACAAAGCTGCTGCTGACCTTCCAGTCGCGGTTCGGATTCGACGAGTGGCTGCAGCCCTACACCGACAAGACCATGGAGCGTCTGGCGAAAGAGGGCGTGCGCCGCATCGCGGTGATCACGCCGGGTTTTTCCGCCGACTGCCTCGAGACGCTGGAGGAGATCGCGCAGGAGAATGCCGAGATCTTCAAGCACAATGGCGGCGAGCAGTTTTCCGCGATCCCCTGCCTCAACGACAGCGACCCCGGCATGGATGTGATCCGAACGCTGGTGCTGCGCGAGCTCCAGGGCTGGATCTAG
- a CDS encoding SPFH domain-containing protein, translating to MSGFDIFAIVLVLLVIVTLIAGVKTVPQGYDWTIERFGKYTQTLSPGLNLIVPYFDRVGRKINMMEQVIDIPEQEVITKDNATVTVDGVAFFQVFDAAKASYEVSNLTQAVTVLTMTNIRSVMGSMDLDQVLSHRDEINERLLRVVDAAVSPWGLKVNRIEIKDIVPPADLVEAMGRQMKAERVKRADILQAEGARQSEILRAEGAKQGQILQAEGRREAAFRDAEARERSAEAEAKATQMVSEAIAKGDVAALNYFIADKYIKAFGQFADSPNQKIIMLPIEATSMLGSLAGIGEIAKATFGESAASAAAAARRAAVPTTGSTPPAVPPRQG from the coding sequence ATGAGCGGTTTCGACATTTTCGCAATTGTGCTGGTTTTGCTGGTCATCGTCACGCTGATTGCCGGCGTGAAAACGGTACCGCAGGGCTATGACTGGACCATCGAGCGGTTCGGCAAATACACCCAGACGCTGAGCCCCGGGCTCAATCTGATCGTGCCCTATTTCGATCGCGTCGGACGCAAGATCAACATGATGGAGCAGGTGATCGACATCCCCGAGCAGGAGGTGATCACCAAGGACAACGCCACCGTGACGGTCGACGGCGTCGCCTTCTTTCAGGTGTTCGATGCCGCCAAGGCGAGCTACGAGGTTTCCAACCTGACCCAGGCCGTCACCGTGCTGACCATGACCAACATCCGTTCGGTGATGGGTTCGATGGATCTCGACCAGGTGTTGTCGCACCGTGACGAAATCAACGAGCGCCTGCTGCGTGTGGTCGATGCCGCTGTCTCGCCCTGGGGCCTCAAGGTCAATCGTATCGAGATCAAGGACATCGTGCCGCCGGCAGACCTCGTCGAGGCCATGGGCCGACAGATGAAGGCCGAGCGCGTCAAACGCGCCGACATCCTTCAGGCTGAAGGTGCGCGCCAGTCCGAGATCCTGCGCGCAGAGGGTGCCAAGCAGGGCCAGATCCTCCAGGCGGAAGGTCGCCGCGAGGCCGCCTTCCGCGACGCCGAAGCGCGCGAGCGGTCGGCGGAAGCCGAGGCCAAGGCGACGCAGATGGTCAGTGAAGCCATCGCCAAGGGCGACGTCGCGGCGCTGAACTATTTTATCGCCGACAAGTATATCAAGGCGTTCGGCCAGTTCGCGGACTCTCCGAACCAGAAGATCATCATGCTGCCGATCGAAGCCACCAGCATGCTCGGCTCGCTCGCCGGCATCGGCGAGATCGCCAAGGCGACGTTCGGCGAGAGTGCGGCATCCGCGGCTGCCGCCGCTCGTCGCGCGGCGGTGCCGACGACCGGCAGCACGCCGCCGGCGGTGCCGCCGCGGCAGGGGTAA
- a CDS encoding outer membrane beta-barrel protein, giving the protein MGSSPGTSRSKRAHFLRAALPCFALTVLGSAPVAAQSLTPDLFSPNRGGFASPDTLPTRRTAGVPQAPSDALPTLPDPNADLRKRQQTPARVGQNPTNQSPTGQVPIYGLPAANGASASGYDSLNRKRQQPKFYPGQAKPKRPVGPGSPVPPATPERTLGPPRIAPPPSETAHKTPVAPAMAGNVPGQPLRRRLKIDDDAFGAVGDYAGSFLIKGGLELSTGYDTNPARLSKPVGSPVYVVAPDLLVASDWERHALVADLRGSFSGYTNNMPATIDGFASPSPVEVDRPDFNGHVDGRIDVNRDLKLTTQLRLRLATDNPGSPNVQAGLQKYPVYATYGTTVGFDQTFNRFQVAAGANADRTAYTNSKLTDGSTFSNDDRDFNQYGGVGRFSYDLKPGLKPFVEIQGDTRVHDQAADRNGFFRDSNGGYAKVGTSFEFSRILTGEVSVGYSARNYVDPRLSQLAGFLTSGSLIWNASGLTTVKFATDTQIAETTIPGSSGVLVHTYAAEVDHDFRRWLTAVGKFTYGTYDYQGQNRNDKTYSFESNLIYKLNRNIWIKGTLRHDILDSNQPGSSSQGTVVMVGVRLQN; this is encoded by the coding sequence GTGGGGTCGTCTCCAGGCACGAGCCGGAGCAAACGCGCGCATTTCCTGCGCGCGGCTTTGCCGTGCTTTGCGCTGACGGTCCTTGGAAGCGCCCCCGTGGCCGCCCAGAGCCTCACCCCAGACCTGTTCAGTCCCAACCGCGGTGGCTTCGCCTCGCCCGACACGCTGCCGACGCGCCGTACCGCGGGCGTGCCGCAGGCACCGTCGGATGCGCTGCCGACACTGCCCGATCCCAACGCCGATTTGCGCAAACGCCAGCAGACGCCGGCGCGCGTGGGCCAAAACCCGACCAACCAAAGCCCGACCGGTCAGGTCCCGATCTACGGCTTGCCCGCCGCCAATGGCGCCAGCGCTTCCGGCTACGACTCGCTCAACCGCAAGCGACAGCAGCCAAAGTTTTATCCCGGACAGGCGAAGCCGAAGCGTCCGGTCGGCCCCGGCTCGCCGGTGCCGCCGGCGACGCCGGAGCGAACGCTCGGCCCGCCACGCATCGCGCCGCCGCCCTCCGAGACGGCGCACAAGACTCCGGTCGCCCCGGCGATGGCCGGCAACGTGCCCGGCCAGCCGCTGCGCCGCCGCCTCAAGATCGATGACGATGCATTCGGCGCGGTCGGCGACTATGCCGGCAGCTTCTTGATCAAGGGCGGGCTCGAGCTCTCCACCGGCTACGACACCAATCCGGCGCGTCTGAGCAAGCCGGTCGGCTCGCCGGTTTATGTGGTCGCGCCCGATCTCCTCGTGGCGTCCGACTGGGAGCGCCACGCGCTGGTCGCGGATCTGCGCGGCTCGTTCTCGGGCTACACCAACAACATGCCGGCGACGATCGACGGCTTTGCCTCGCCCTCGCCGGTCGAGGTGGACCGCCCCGACTTCAACGGCCATGTCGACGGCCGCATCGACGTCAATCGCGATCTCAAGCTGACCACGCAACTGCGCCTGCGGCTCGCCACCGATAATCCCGGCAGCCCGAACGTGCAGGCCGGTCTGCAGAAATATCCTGTTTACGCGACCTATGGCACGACCGTCGGCTTCGACCAGACCTTCAACCGCTTCCAGGTCGCGGCCGGCGCCAACGCGGATCGCACCGCCTACACCAACTCGAAACTCACCGACGGCTCCACCTTCAGCAACGATGACCGCGACTTCAACCAATATGGCGGCGTGGGGCGCTTCTCCTACGATCTCAAGCCGGGCCTGAAGCCGTTCGTCGAGATCCAGGGCGACACACGCGTCCACGACCAGGCCGCCGACCGCAATGGCTTCTTCCGCGATTCGAACGGCGGCTACGCCAAGGTCGGCACGTCCTTCGAGTTCTCGCGGATCCTCACCGGCGAGGTCTCGGTCGGCTATTCCGCGCGCAACTATGTCGATCCGCGCCTGAGCCAGCTCGCGGGCTTCCTGACCTCGGGCTCGCTGATCTGGAATGCAAGCGGCCTGACCACGGTGAAATTCGCCACCGACACGCAGATCGCCGAGACCACCATCCCCGGCTCCTCCGGCGTGCTGGTGCACACCTACGCCGCCGAAGTCGATCACGACTTCCGCCGCTGGCTTACGGCAGTGGGCAAGTTCACCTACGGCACCTACGACTACCAGGGCCAGAATCGCAACGACAAGACCTACTCGTTCGAAAGCAATCTGATCTACAAGCTCAATCGCAACATCTGGATCAAGGGCACGCTCCGCCACGACATCCTGGATTCGAACCAGCCGGGCTCAAGCTCGCAGGGGACGGTGGTGATGGTCGGGGTGAGGCTGCAGAATTAG
- a CDS encoding MAPEG family protein, with protein MTLAEWCVFGALLLYLLTIVSIKWIRFRGFDNSRPRDPAFFEDAIAQRALGAHQNGIETFPFFAFAVLLAEYRDSPQRLIDELAVLFLIVRIAYVLTYLGNRPTLRSILWSIGFAINLGIFFMPALKQFLPV; from the coding sequence ATGACGCTAGCGGAATGGTGCGTTTTCGGGGCGCTGCTGCTCTATCTCTTAACGATCGTCTCGATCAAATGGATCAGATTTCGCGGCTTCGACAATTCGCGGCCGCGCGATCCAGCCTTCTTCGAGGACGCCATCGCTCAGCGCGCCCTCGGCGCGCATCAGAACGGGATCGAGACCTTTCCGTTCTTCGCCTTTGCGGTGCTGCTCGCCGAATACAGGGATTCGCCGCAGCGCCTGATCGACGAGCTCGCGGTGCTGTTCCTGATCGTACGGATCGCCTATGTGCTGACCTATCTCGGCAACCGCCCGACGCTGCGCTCCATTCTCTGGAGCATCGGCTTTGCGATCAATCTCGGGATCTTCTTCATGCCAGCGTTGAAGCAGTTCTTGCCGGTGTGA
- a CDS encoding helix-turn-helix domain-containing protein yields MAKQTTSRSRGVRGSRTGRPVMVLLDLLGRRWSLRILWELRDAPLTSRALRAACDEASPTVLQARLDDLREAGFVELGEAGGYGLTALGRELCETFMPLHRFAERWRSKSGA; encoded by the coding sequence ATGGCGAAACAGACCACTTCGAGATCGCGCGGCGTCCGTGGCTCGCGCACCGGGCGGCCGGTCATGGTGCTGCTCGACCTCCTGGGACGACGCTGGAGCCTGCGAATCCTGTGGGAGCTGCGCGACGCCCCCCTCACCTCGCGCGCATTGCGAGCGGCCTGCGACGAGGCCTCGCCGACGGTGCTGCAGGCGCGGCTGGACGATTTGCGCGAGGCCGGGTTCGTGGAACTGGGCGAAGCTGGCGGTTACGGGCTGACGGCGCTGGGGCGGGAATTGTGCGAGACGTTCATGCCGCTGCATAGGTTTGCGGAGCGGTGGCGAAGCAAGAGCGGCGCGTAA
- a CDS encoding carboxymuconolactone decarboxylase family protein: MSQATPRIAPLTPPYPPEIQAQFDRIMRGAPPLLLFRMMAGHTRAWDKFRAGGLLDPGPLSLHQREIVIDRTCALNQCEYEWGVHVAVFAGPAKLTEEEVHATVRGDARSPCWSPAEQALIAAVDALHHRATFDDAEFAALSTHYDEAQILEIMLLCGFYRTVSYLANGLRLPLEDTAARFPALL; the protein is encoded by the coding sequence ATGTCCCAGGCCACACCACGCATTGCCCCGCTGACCCCGCCTTATCCCCCGGAGATCCAGGCGCAGTTCGACCGCATCATGCGAGGTGCGCCGCCGCTGCTGCTGTTCCGGATGATGGCGGGCCATACCCGCGCCTGGGACAAGTTTCGCGCCGGCGGCCTGCTTGATCCCGGCCCGCTGTCGTTGCACCAGCGCGAGATCGTGATCGACCGCACCTGCGCGCTGAACCAATGCGAATATGAATGGGGCGTGCACGTCGCGGTCTTTGCCGGGCCAGCGAAACTCACCGAGGAGGAAGTGCACGCCACCGTGCGGGGCGATGCGAGGTCGCCGTGCTGGTCCCCGGCCGAGCAGGCGCTGATCGCCGCCGTCGACGCGCTGCATCACCGCGCGACCTTTGACGACGCCGAGTTCGCCGCGCTGTCGACGCATTACGACGAGGCGCAGATCCTGGAGATCATGCTGCTGTGCGGCTTCTACCGCACGGTGTCGTATCTGGCGAACGGGCTGCGGCTGCCGCTGGAGGACACGGCGGCAAGATTCCCGGCGTTGCTCTAA
- a CDS encoding NfeD family protein codes for MTDMFVSLGTWNWLIFGFILMALEVLAPGVFLFWLGLAALLVGLISFGVAISWQIQLVMFAIFAAAAVPVWRRLARPKPDAIAASPFLNKRADALLGREFTLEKPIVDGNGTMRIGDTVWRVAGPDTPAGTRVKVVQVDGANLTVAAA; via the coding sequence ATGACCGACATGTTCGTATCGCTCGGCACCTGGAATTGGCTGATCTTCGGCTTCATCCTGATGGCGCTGGAGGTGCTGGCGCCGGGCGTGTTCCTGTTCTGGCTCGGGCTCGCCGCGCTGCTCGTCGGGCTGATCTCGTTCGGAGTAGCGATATCCTGGCAGATCCAGCTCGTGATGTTCGCGATCTTCGCCGCCGCCGCCGTGCCGGTCTGGCGCCGGCTCGCCCGGCCGAAGCCGGATGCAATTGCCGCCAGCCCCTTCCTCAACAAGCGCGCGGATGCGCTCCTCGGCCGCGAGTTCACGCTGGAGAAGCCGATTGTCGACGGCAACGGCACCATGCGCATCGGCGACACCGTCTGGCGCGTCGCAGGTCCTGATACGCCGGCGGGCACGCGTGTGAAGGTGGTGCAGGTCGACGGTGCGAATCTGACGGTGGCGGCGGCTTAG